The following are from one region of the Salvia splendens isolate huo1 chromosome 2, SspV2, whole genome shotgun sequence genome:
- the LOC121760730 gene encoding uncharacterized protein LOC121760730 isoform X2: MELTPLNLNLSLAPSNFYFISSKSRVSFGSVNVYKEKTRRRETVKVLSSLPETAASVAVAATFVGAAATFLIRKTKSSEVTEAPTRTCDDCGGSGVCSECKGEGFVLKRLSEESAERARLMSQNAATRYTAGLPKKWSYCTKCSSARSCATCDGRGKLSELQ; encoded by the exons ATGGAGCTGACGCCGCTGAATCTAAATCTTTCACTTGCTCCCTCCAATTTCT ATTTTATAAGTTCAAAGTCCAGGGTCAGTTTTGGATCGGTGAATGTTTACAAGGAAAAAACACGAAGAAGAGAAACAGTAAAAGTACTGTCTTCACTACCAGAAACAGCAGCCTCTGTAGCCGTGGCTGCAACATTTGTTGGTGCAGCTGCTACATTTCTTATTAGGAAAACTAAAAGCTCTGAAGTGACTGAG GCTCCTACAAGAACATGCGATGACTGTGGAGGTTCAGGTGTGTGCTCTGAATGCAAAGGAGAAGGATTTGTGCTAAAGAGATTGTCTGAGGAAAGCGCAGAAAGAGCAAGATTGATGTCACAAAACGCGGCAACTAGATACACAGCGGG GCTTCCGAAGAAGTGGAGCTACTGCACTAAGTGCTCATCTGCTCGATCCTGTGCTACATGCGATGGCCGTGGGAAACTAAGTGAGCTACAATAA
- the LOC121760730 gene encoding uncharacterized protein LOC121760730 isoform X1 produces MELTPLNLNLSLAPSNFCKPEPDFISSKSRVSFGSVNVYKEKTRRRETVKVLSSLPETAASVAVAATFVGAAATFLIRKTKSSEVTEAPTRTCDDCGGSGVCSECKGEGFVLKRLSEESAERARLMSQNAATRYTAGLPKKWSYCTKCSSARSCATCDGRGKLSELQ; encoded by the exons ATGGAGCTGACGCCGCTGAATCTAAATCTTTCACTTGCTCCCTCCAATTTCTGTAAGCCAGAACCAG ATTTTATAAGTTCAAAGTCCAGGGTCAGTTTTGGATCGGTGAATGTTTACAAGGAAAAAACACGAAGAAGAGAAACAGTAAAAGTACTGTCTTCACTACCAGAAACAGCAGCCTCTGTAGCCGTGGCTGCAACATTTGTTGGTGCAGCTGCTACATTTCTTATTAGGAAAACTAAAAGCTCTGAAGTGACTGAG GCTCCTACAAGAACATGCGATGACTGTGGAGGTTCAGGTGTGTGCTCTGAATGCAAAGGAGAAGGATTTGTGCTAAAGAGATTGTCTGAGGAAAGCGCAGAAAGAGCAAGATTGATGTCACAAAACGCGGCAACTAGATACACAGCGGG GCTTCCGAAGAAGTGGAGCTACTGCACTAAGTGCTCATCTGCTCGATCCTGTGCTACATGCGATGGCCGTGGGAAACTAAGTGAGCTACAATAA